The Streptomyces cathayae DNA segment GCTCGGCCCGCCACTATCTGTTCTTGGGCACCAACCAGACCGAGACCCATCCGGTGACCTTCGACTACCTGCTGCGCGGCCGCAAGAAGACCAAGGCCACCCTGACCGTGGTCGACCCACGTCTGACCCCGACCGGAGCGGTGGCAGACCGGTGGGTGGCGCCCAAGCCGCACACCGACTTCGCGCTGCTGCTGGCCATGCTCCACCACATCGTGGAAGAGGGCCTGTACGACAAGGCATTCGTCAAGCGGTGGGTGGTCGGCTTCGACGAGCTGCGCGCACACCTGAGGAAGCACCGGTACACCCCTGTGTGGGCAGCGAAGGTGACCGGCCTCGAGGCCGCCACCATCCGGGAGATGGCCGAGGAGTACGCGACGGCGAAACCGGCGGCAATCTTCTGCAACGCCGGCATCTCCCACCAGCTCGGCGCGTTCGACACCTACCGGGTCGCAACGTTCCTGGCGGCGGTGACCGGCAACATCGGCCGACCGGGCGGCGGTTGCAACTTCATGCACAACACCTGGCCCGGCGACCTGCACCTGCCGCCGCTGAAGGCCGGGGTTCCCGAGCGGCGCGAGGCGTTGCCGGTCGGTCCGGACTACTTTGCCGAGTCCATTCTGACCGGTGAGCCGTACCGGCTGCGCGCGGTGATCACGCAGGGCAATCCGTTGGTGTCCTCCGCCAACACCACCAAGGTGAAGAAGGCATTCGAGCAGCTCGACTTCTACGTCTACACCGGCCTGTTCATGGAGGAGGCCGCGTACTACGCCGACATCATCCTGCCGGTGTGCAGCGGGCTGGAGATGGAAGGCGTCTACATGCGCCGCGACGACCGGGCCATCCGCTGGCAGGAGCAGGTCGTCGACCGGGTGGGTGAGTCCCGGCCGGACTGGGAGATCTGGATCGGCCTGGCGCACACCCTGGCGGAGCTGGACACCCACCGCCCCACCGCCGAGTGGCGCGAGGCGTTCCCGGAACGATGGATGGACTACAAGGAGTTGTGGGACGACTTCGTCGCCCACACCCCCGGCATGGGCGGCATGACCCGCAGTCGGATGCAGAAACGCACCGAACCGCTGCGCTGGCCATGCCCCACACCCGGGCACCCCGGGGTCAGCACCCTGTATCTGGACCACCCCAGCTGGTACGAGGCAGCGGAGTCGCTGGATGCGGCCAACCGCGGCAAACGCTTCCTCACCTCCAGCGGCAAGGTCGAGCTCACCACCCCGGAGCTGGAGAAGAAGCTGACCGTCACCGGGCACAGCGCCCTGCCGATCTTCTACACGCACCCCGAGGTCACGGGGAAGAACCCCACCCTGGCCTACAGCCCCAAGTTCGTCACCAATCCCATCAATCCCCAGGCCGTC contains these protein-coding regions:
- a CDS encoding molybdopterin-containing oxidoreductase family protein gives rise to the protein MKSDQHGLSRRGFVRGGIIGGAGLGTPALLPMISAHAADSPAAAGGTASSGAPGAAFTDQSAALTPDKTVATACQFCNSNCRLNVDLKADRILAVRGEDKDPVQQGQVCVKAELMPQLVYNTERLTRPLRRVSGEKGSPHSKFEAISWDEALRTIAEKLLALRDAGQAHTIANRTTGRLPRGTGSLVARLFAMLGSPNNTDVGPVCNDAGGNALAATFGLGNFTNGYGIDGATGKDDLSSARHYLFLGTNQTETHPVTFDYLLRGRKKTKATLTVVDPRLTPTGAVADRWVAPKPHTDFALLLAMLHHIVEEGLYDKAFVKRWVVGFDELRAHLRKHRYTPVWAAKVTGLEAATIREMAEEYATAKPAAIFCNAGISHQLGAFDTYRVATFLAAVTGNIGRPGGGCNFMHNTWPGDLHLPPLKAGVPERREALPVGPDYFAESILTGEPYRLRAVITQGNPLVSSANTTKVKKAFEQLDFYVYTGLFMEEAAYYADIILPVCSGLEMEGVYMRRDDRAIRWQEQVVDRVGESRPDWEIWIGLAHTLAELDTHRPTAEWREAFPERWMDYKELWDDFVAHTPGMGGMTRSRMQKRTEPLRWPCPTPGHPGVSTLYLDHPSWYEAAESLDAANRGKRFLTSSGKVELTTPELEKKLTVTGHSALPIFYTHPEVTGKNPTLAYSPKFVTNPINPQAVTHPVRLGVPGSDAVHRDFPLMGMTGRPSVVHFAEVTHWTPTGKQLNGIRFVQIHPDTARRAGIRDGDDIRVESPRGSVTGTALLWEGIRTDTVFVPNTFGPAQKVGDLFDDPRYEAANTLPDDRYYDNLSGQQAFKCFACRVVKA